From a region of the Chlorocebus sabaeus isolate Y175 chromosome 23, mChlSab1.0.hap1, whole genome shotgun sequence genome:
- the FBLL1 gene encoding rRNA/tRNA 2'-O-methyltransferase fibrillarin-like protein 1 codes for MKSAASSRGGGGGGRGGGGWGGWGGGRGGGGGGAGKGGGGDGGGPGGKGGFGARARGFGGGGRGRGRGGGDGKDRGGGGGGGGGQRRGGVAKSKSRRRKGAMVVSVEPHRHEGVFIYRGAEDALVTLNMVPGQSVYGERRVTVTEGGVKQEYRTWNPFRSKLAAAILGGVDQIHIKPKSKVLYLGAASGTTVSHVSDIIGPDGLVYAVEFSHRAGRDLVNVAKKRTNIIPVLEDARHPLKYRMLIGMVDVIFADVAQPDQSRIVALNAHTFLRNGGHFLISIKANCIDSTASAEAVFASEVRKLQQENLKPQEQLTLEPYERDHAVVVGVYRPLPKSSTK; via the coding sequence ATGAAGTCGGCGGCGAGCTCGCGCGGGGGCGGTGGGGGCGGCCGCGGGGGCGGTGGCTGGGGCGGCTGGGGCGGGGgccgaggcggcggcggcggcggcgcgggcaaGGGCGGCGGGGGCGACGGCGGCGGCCCGGGGGGCAAGGGCGGCTTCGGGGCACGGGCGCGCGGCTTCGGCGGGGGCGGCCGGGGCCGGGGGCGAGGCGGCGGAGACGGCAAGGatcgcggcggcggcggcggcggcggcggcggacaGCGGCGGGGCGGGGTGGCCAAGAGCAAGAGCCGCCGCAGGAAGGGCGCCATGGTGGTGTCGGTGGAGCCGCACCGGCACGAGGGCGTCTTCATCTACCGCGGGGCGGAGGACGCGCTGGTCACGCTGAACATGGTGCCGGGCCAGTCGGTGTACGGCGAGAGGCGCGTCACGGTGACCGAGGGCGGCGTGAAGCAGGAGTACCGCACGTGGAACCCATTCCGCTCCAAGCTGGCCGCGGCCATCCTGGGCGGGGTGGACCAGATCCACATCAAGCCCAAGTCCAAGGTGCTGTACCTAGGCGCCGCGTCGGGCACCACTGTCTCCCACGTCTCCGACATCATTGGCCCAGACGGCCTGGTCTACGCCGTCGAGTTCTCCCACCGCGCCGGCCGCGATCTGGTCAACGTGGCCAAGAAGCGCACCAACATCATCCCGGTCCTGGAGGACGCGCGGCACCCGCTCAAGTACCGCATGCTCATCGGGATGGTGGACGTGATCTTCGCCGACGTGGCCCAGCCCGACCAGTCCCGCATCGTGGCCCTGAACGCCCACACCTTCCTGCGCAACGGGGGCCACTTTCTCATCTCCATCAAGGCCAACTGCATCGACTCCACCGCATCTGCCGAGGCTGTGTTTGCTTCTGAGGTGAGGAAGTTGCAGCAGGAGAACCTGAAGCCCCAAGAGCAGCTGACCCTGGAGCCCTATGAGAGGGACCACGCTGTGGTGGTCGGGGTCTACCGGCCTCTTCCAAAGAGCAGCACCAAGTAG